A single genomic interval of Calditrichota bacterium harbors:
- a CDS encoding heme ABC transporter ATP-binding protein produces MLKINQLDFSYSEASFIESLSLLISDGSYVGIIGPNGSGKSTLIKLMAGILKPVNGSILINDQKTTKLDRKHFARTLAYVPQNVDMSFNFAVQDVVAMGRFPHEENLFTKDEDSKKLVDQALAITGLIPLKNRNFSELSGGEKQRTIIASALVQQTNLLLLDEPTSALDLKHQQEIYRLLKQLGEDEGKTVVTVTHDINLAAQYCDRLILLNNGKIVRDGTPEEVLKFPIIEEVYGVKVYIDINPFTKSIYILPYDYDKNGS; encoded by the coding sequence ATGTTAAAGATAAATCAGCTGGATTTTTCTTATTCAGAAGCATCTTTTATAGAATCCCTTTCCCTCTTAATATCTGATGGTAGTTACGTAGGCATTATTGGGCCAAATGGTTCCGGGAAATCCACTTTAATTAAATTGATGGCTGGCATATTAAAACCAGTTAATGGATCAATACTGATTAACGATCAGAAAACTACAAAATTGGATCGAAAACATTTTGCCCGAACACTGGCCTATGTGCCACAAAACGTGGACATGTCTTTTAATTTTGCAGTGCAAGATGTAGTTGCTATGGGGCGTTTCCCGCATGAAGAAAACCTTTTTACCAAGGATGAAGATTCAAAAAAACTTGTTGATCAAGCATTGGCCATAACAGGATTGATTCCCCTGAAAAATAGAAATTTTAGCGAATTAAGCGGTGGAGAAAAACAGCGAACTATAATTGCCAGCGCATTGGTTCAACAAACAAATCTATTACTTTTAGACGAACCTACATCCGCACTTGATCTAAAACATCAACAAGAAATTTACAGGTTGTTAAAACAATTAGGAGAAGATGAAGGGAAAACAGTCGTTACAGTCACACATGATATCAATTTGGCAGCTCAGTATTGTGACAGGTTAATATTGCTTAATAATGGCAAAATAGTCAGGGATGGCACACCTGAAGAAGTGTTAAAATTTCCAATTATTGAAGAGGTTTACGGAGTAAAAGTCTATATTGATATTAATCCATTTACAAAGTCTATATATATCCTGCCTTACGATTACGACAAAAATGGTTCTTGA
- a CDS encoding sigma-70 family RNA polymerase sigma factor, whose amino-acid sequence MEENEIIELAKQGDKHAMSVLVNRYSKRVYNLALRILRNKEEAEDILQETFLTVVAKLHMFDGRSSFFTWVYRIATNSALMLLRKKKIRKANFKDNDFDPEQTELNNLVDWSQDPTIDVSNEETRAKIDEAIGTLKEKYKTVFILRDIEGLSTREASEILNITEENVKIRLLRARQFLRGQLSEYFEERLVGTHG is encoded by the coding sequence TTGGAAGAAAATGAAATAATCGAACTTGCCAAGCAGGGCGATAAACATGCCATGAGTGTTTTGGTAAATCGATACAGCAAACGGGTTTACAATTTGGCCTTGCGAATTCTTCGTAATAAGGAAGAAGCTGAAGATATACTTCAGGAGACATTTTTAACGGTTGTTGCCAAACTACATATGTTTGATGGACGCAGTAGCTTTTTTACCTGGGTCTATAGAATCGCAACAAACTCAGCTCTCATGCTTTTACGAAAAAAGAAAATCCGGAAAGCCAATTTTAAGGATAATGACTTTGATCCGGAACAAACAGAGCTTAATAACCTAGTCGATTGGAGCCAGGATCCAACAATTGATGTTTCTAACGAGGAAACCCGGGCTAAAATTGATGAGGCAATCGGGACTTTGAAGGAAAAGTATAAAACAGTTTTTATTCTTCGTGATATTGAAGGTCTTTCCACACGAGAAGCAAGCGAGATACTAAATATTACAGAAGAAAATGTAAAAATCCGTTTATTAAGGGCGCGCCAGTTTTTGCGTGGCCAGCTTTCAGAATACTTTGAAGAAAGGTTGGTGGGTACACATGGCTAA
- a CDS encoding TlpA family protein disulfide reductase, producing the protein MKLDFKVKAIGFVVIVFLGLFWVNSQTTSADIAPKQQTQQPQNQAQQASQQEAPMAPAFTLQDVDGKKVSLADYKGKVVFLNFWATWCGPCRAEIPHFVELVDKYESEGFAILGISVDSPNDHKKIPDFMDKYKINYPVLLDDNKTRWDYGGIQSIPTTFVIDREGKALGKIVGARSKEQFEGIIKQVL; encoded by the coding sequence ATGAAGTTAGATTTTAAAGTAAAAGCAATTGGCTTTGTGGTGATTGTATTCCTTGGTTTGTTTTGGGTTAACTCACAAACAACCTCCGCCGATATCGCGCCTAAGCAACAAACTCAACAACCGCAAAATCAGGCTCAACAGGCCAGCCAGCAAGAGGCTCCTATGGCCCCGGCTTTTACATTACAAGATGTGGATGGGAAAAAGGTGTCCCTGGCAGACTATAAGGGGAAAGTAGTTTTTTTAAATTTTTGGGCAACTTGGTGTGGTCCATGCCGGGCTGAAATACCTCATTTTGTTGAGCTGGTTGACAAATATGAATCTGAGGGATTTGCCATTTTGGGTATTTCTGTAGACAGCCCAAATGATCATAAAAAAATTCCAGATTTTATGGATAAATATAAAATTAATTATCCGGTTTTGTTGGATGACAATAAGACCCGATGGGATTATGGTGGTATTCAAAGCATCCCTACAACTTTTGTAATTGATCGTGAAGGCAAAGCACTTGGCAAGATTGTTGGTGCCAGATCAAAAGAGCAATTTGAAGGAATTATAAAGCAAGTTCTTTAA
- a CDS encoding insulinase family protein, translating to MNLNIKYDEYRLSNGMRVILHKDKSTPIVSVNVWYHVGSWNERPGKTGFAHLFEHMMFQGSQNVGSDMHFRLLQSIGGSVNGSTSFNRTNYYETVPSHYLELALWLEADRMGFLLPAMTQAKLDNQIDVVKNERRQTVDNQPYGTWLEKILETAYPADCSYHWPIIGYMDDIDNASLQDVSEFFKTYYSPANASLCIAGDFDDVEAKEYVEKYFGPIAGVKSIPAVKNTFSGQFSGEKRENVKDNIQLPRIHMAYHIPAFGEKDWYTADFLSDLLSTGKSSRLYHSLVYKQQLAQDAYAFTFGTEGTALMVFVATAQNGVPIEKLEKAMQKEIDEVIVGHVENSEIERINNQIDAQKLRELQSISHIADSLNVAAVHFDDPGYINRELDIYGAITKEELLNMAQKYLTENNRVVLNYLPK from the coding sequence ATGAATTTAAACATAAAATATGATGAATATAGGCTATCTAATGGTATGCGTGTTATCCTGCACAAGGACAAAAGCACACCAATTGTTAGTGTAAATGTATGGTACCATGTTGGTAGTTGGAATGAAAGACCGGGTAAAACAGGATTCGCACATCTGTTTGAACACATGATGTTTCAGGGCAGCCAGAATGTCGGCAGCGATATGCATTTTCGTTTGCTTCAGAGTATTGGTGGATCTGTAAATGGTTCAACATCTTTTAATCGCACAAATTACTATGAAACTGTCCCATCCCATTATCTCGAGCTTGCCTTATGGCTTGAAGCAGACAGAATGGGATTTCTACTTCCGGCAATGACACAGGCAAAACTGGATAACCAGATTGATGTAGTAAAAAACGAGCGTCGTCAAACAGTTGATAACCAACCTTATGGAACCTGGCTTGAAAAGATTTTGGAAACTGCATATCCAGCGGACTGTTCATATCACTGGCCTATTATTGGTTACATGGACGATATTGATAATGCCTCTCTGCAAGATGTAAGTGAATTTTTTAAAACCTATTATTCTCCGGCAAATGCATCTTTATGCATCGCGGGCGATTTTGATGATGTTGAGGCAAAAGAGTATGTTGAAAAATACTTTGGTCCGATAGCAGGCGTAAAGTCAATTCCGGCAGTAAAGAATACTTTTAGCGGTCAGTTTTCAGGGGAAAAAAGGGAAAATGTAAAAGACAATATCCAGCTTCCTCGTATTCACATGGCTTATCATATTCCGGCATTTGGTGAAAAGGATTGGTACACTGCCGATTTTCTTTCTGATCTGTTATCGACAGGAAAAAGTTCACGTCTTTATCACTCGCTTGTTTATAAGCAGCAGCTGGCCCAGGACGCCTATGCTTTTACATTTGGAACCGAAGGAACTGCTTTAATGGTTTTTGTAGCAACTGCGCAGAATGGTGTGCCCATTGAAAAGCTTGAAAAGGCAATGCAAAAGGAAATTGATGAGGTTATTGTAGGCCATGTAGAAAACTCTGAAATTGAACGGATTAACAACCAAATTGATGCACAGAAACTGAGAGAATTACAATCAATTTCTCATATTGCCGATTCATTAAACGTGGCTGCCGTGCATTTTGATGACCCAGGATATATTAATCGCGAACTTGACATTTACGGTGCCATTACAAAGGAAGAACTTCTAAACATGGCGCAGAAATATTTAACAGAAAATAACAGGGTGGTATTGAACTATTTACCAAAATAA
- a CDS encoding insulinase family protein gives MKTTFDRSQIPQAQKPRTFYFPEFDRFKLSNGLEIVFARHEKLPILAFQLVINSGANFDDSGKEGLASFVSDLIPEGTTTKSSFDFSHALEDLGTQFSTHADWNGAFLEMIAIKKQLQPSIDLLCDALFNPAFDKDEIERTRKRLLNQRLRIADNAGSIAHEKFAEEIYGKTRYGIPVSGNSRQIKQFSQDDVLSFYKKAYQPQNATLIIVGDLTTAEAKKLAEENFGKWQNTVLYKITEPQFSLNEQQKLFLVHKENAQQAEIRIGHLGVDRSNPDYFSVALLNQILGGYFLSRINLNLREDKGYTYGVSSRFITRKALGVFMVNTAVETKFAIDSVKEIIKEIENIQQEMVSDEELEQAKGYLAGIFPLAFESGSQIAAGLSNITVFNLEDDYYRTYRDKIAAVTKEQVWEAAKKYLHPQKLSIVVCTDKNHVEAEFEKNFDVEVSIYKKEK, from the coding sequence ATGAAAACAACTTTTGACCGTTCACAAATACCACAGGCCCAAAAACCACGTACTTTTTATTTTCCCGAATTTGATCGATTTAAATTGTCCAATGGATTAGAAATTGTCTTTGCCCGCCATGAGAAATTACCTATCCTGGCTTTTCAATTAGTAATAAATTCCGGAGCAAATTTTGATGATTCCGGGAAAGAAGGGCTGGCATCTTTTGTTTCGGATTTGATACCTGAAGGAACAACTACCAAATCATCTTTCGATTTTTCCCATGCACTGGAAGACCTGGGAACTCAATTTAGTACGCATGCAGATTGGAACGGCGCATTTTTGGAGATGATAGCAATAAAAAAACAATTGCAACCAAGTATTGACCTGCTTTGTGATGCGCTTTTTAACCCTGCTTTTGATAAAGATGAAATTGAACGAACTAGAAAAAGATTATTAAATCAGCGTTTACGAATTGCAGATAATGCCGGAAGCATTGCTCATGAAAAGTTTGCCGAAGAAATTTATGGTAAAACCCGCTATGGAATTCCAGTCAGTGGGAATAGCAGGCAGATTAAACAATTTAGCCAGGATGATGTTTTATCTTTTTATAAAAAAGCCTACCAACCGCAAAATGCAACTTTAATTATTGTTGGTGATCTGACTACTGCTGAAGCAAAAAAGCTTGCGGAAGAAAATTTTGGAAAATGGCAAAACACAGTACTTTATAAAATTACTGAACCGCAGTTTTCCCTGAACGAGCAACAAAAATTGTTTCTGGTACATAAAGAAAATGCCCAGCAGGCTGAAATCCGCATTGGCCATTTAGGTGTAGACAGATCAAATCCCGATTATTTTTCCGTAGCCTTGCTTAACCAAATTTTGGGCGGATATTTCCTTTCCCGTATAAATTTAAACCTTAGAGAAGACAAGGGTTATACATATGGCGTCTCATCACGTTTTATAACTCGTAAAGCCTTGGGTGTTTTTATGGTAAATACTGCAGTGGAAACAAAATTTGCAATTGATTCTGTAAAAGAGATTATAAAAGAGATTGAAAATATTCAGCAAGAAATGGTCTCAGATGAAGAGTTGGAGCAGGCCAAAGGATATTTGGCTGGAATTTTTCCCCTGGCTTTTGAAAGCGGTTCTCAAATTGCAGCCGGGCTTTCCAATATTACTGTCTTTAATCTGGAAGATGATTACTACCGAACTTACCGTGATAAAATTGCCGCTGTAACAAAAGAACAGGTTTGGGAGGCAGCAAAAAAATATTTACATCCGCAAAAATTATCCATTGTTGTTTGCACAGATAAAAACCATGTGGAAGCTGAATTTGAAAAGAACTTTGATGTTGAAGTATCAATATATAAAAAAGAAAAATAA
- a CDS encoding amidohydrolase family protein: MIKSKEKKTGLRMINKNLSLKIIAFCLLLIILAGCTGMLTKIAGDFKGPPEEMHVQISAKAKELISDAFSGIDKNKLFDYHNHIVGLNTHNSGTFVNPAMQSVLHPFRNIRYKVYLNAAGINDPQLTDSLYVDRLVRLVRAIPDHGKYAIMAFDKHYNKDGIIDTSLTDIYTPNNYVYQVSQNNLDLFIPAISVHPYRKDAIEELEKWAAKGIKIVKWLPNAMGMNPADSTIIPFYKTMIKHNMVLLSHAGEEKAVEAEEMQKLGNPLLYRLPLDLGLKVIIAHCASLGENEDLDSEEKEPVSNFELFLRLMNNPKYENHLYGEISGITQYNRFKEALKVLLEKEEWHHRLVNGSDYPLPAINFVIRTSSLEKAGFITEEEEEALNEIYSYNPLLFDFVLKRTVRHPESGKKFSDDVFHSPFNF; encoded by the coding sequence ATGATTAAATCTAAAGAAAAGAAAACAGGTTTGAGAATGATAAACAAAAACTTATCGCTAAAAATAATCGCCTTTTGTTTACTACTTATAATACTTGCGGGTTGCACCGGAATGCTTACAAAAATTGCAGGTGATTTTAAAGGGCCACCAGAAGAAATGCATGTACAAATTAGCGCCAAAGCAAAAGAGCTCATTTCTGATGCATTTTCCGGGATAGATAAAAACAAACTTTTTGATTATCACAATCATATAGTTGGGTTAAACACACATAACAGCGGGACTTTTGTCAACCCTGCGATGCAATCGGTATTGCATCCATTTAGAAACATACGCTACAAAGTTTATTTAAATGCAGCCGGGATTAATGATCCACAACTGACGGACTCACTTTATGTCGACAGGCTTGTACGATTGGTTCGGGCAATTCCGGATCATGGAAAATATGCTATTATGGCTTTTGATAAACACTACAATAAAGATGGTATTATAGATACAAGTTTAACAGATATTTACACACCCAACAACTATGTTTATCAAGTATCACAAAACAACCTGGATTTGTTTATACCTGCGATATCTGTCCACCCATATAGAAAAGATGCAATTGAGGAATTGGAAAAATGGGCTGCAAAGGGCATAAAAATAGTAAAATGGCTGCCCAATGCAATGGGTATGAATCCTGCAGACTCTACAATAATTCCTTTTTATAAAACAATGATTAAACATAACATGGTTTTGCTTTCGCATGCAGGTGAGGAAAAAGCAGTTGAAGCGGAGGAGATGCAAAAACTTGGAAATCCCTTACTATACAGGCTTCCACTTGATTTAGGGTTAAAAGTAATTATCGCTCATTGTGCAAGTCTCGGTGAAAATGAAGACCTTGACTCAGAGGAAAAAGAACCCGTCTCAAACTTCGAACTGTTTTTAAGATTAATGAACAATCCAAAATATGAGAACCATCTTTATGGTGAAATATCCGGTATTACTCAGTACAACCGGTTTAAAGAGGCCTTAAAAGTTTTATTAGAAAAAGAAGAGTGGCATCATCGCCTTGTCAACGGCTCGGATTATCCTTTGCCTGCAATAAATTTTGTAATTCGTACATCCTCATTGGAAAAGGCTGGGTTTATTACTGAAGAAGAGGAAGAAGCATTAAATGAAATTTACTCTTATAATCCTTTGCTTTTTGATTTTGTTTTAAAGCGCACAGTTCGACACCCAGAGAGTGGTAAAAAGTTTTCCGATGATGTTTTTCATTCCCCTTTTAATTTTTAA
- a CDS encoding efflux RND transporter periplasmic adaptor subunit: MGKKKMFWTFAVLIVVIGIIASFTMNSDKEEALTVQTAKVEYKKIVETVSSTGIIQPETQVKISADVAAKITKMDVNEGDWVEKNQFLVQLDREKYLASVESAEANHRSMLANANLVKENMIRTEKDYKRMKELFDKKLESQAAMDQAYASYKVEKARYQSNLEQVDQANAALKQSKDDLSKTTIYAPMAGTISQLNKEVGEIALGSQFQEDVIMVISNLNNMESLVDVDENDIVALQLGDEASVEVDALPDVQFKGVVSEIASSAKVSSQGTADQKTEFEVKVRISDPGESLRPGMTAGAEIVTEVREHSLVVPIQSVAVRTPDQLKNKSAQKTEQDSASAPQYTPDKDGFVQVVFVVDGDKVNAVQVETGIQSETHIEITSGLSENDQIVTGNYRAISQVLQNGTEVSVEGGDEERLAAND, encoded by the coding sequence ATGGGCAAAAAGAAAATGTTTTGGACGTTTGCTGTTTTAATTGTGGTCATTGGAATCATCGCATCATTCACTATGAATAGCGATAAAGAAGAGGCCCTGACAGTGCAAACTGCAAAAGTTGAATATAAGAAAATTGTGGAAACAGTATCTTCTACAGGTATTATTCAACCGGAAACCCAGGTAAAAATTAGTGCTGATGTAGCGGCCAAAATTACCAAGATGGATGTTAATGAAGGTGATTGGGTAGAAAAAAACCAATTCCTGGTTCAGTTGGACAGAGAAAAATATTTGGCTTCTGTAGAAAGTGCTGAAGCTAATCACCGTTCTATGCTGGCCAATGCTAATCTTGTTAAAGAAAATATGATTCGTACAGAAAAAGATTACAAACGCATGAAAGAATTGTTTGATAAGAAATTGGAATCGCAAGCAGCAATGGATCAGGCATATGCCTCCTACAAAGTAGAAAAAGCGCGTTACCAGTCAAATTTGGAGCAGGTTGACCAAGCCAATGCAGCATTGAAACAGTCAAAAGACGATCTTTCTAAAACCACAATTTATGCGCCAATGGCCGGAACAATATCGCAGCTAAATAAAGAAGTAGGCGAGATTGCTCTTGGTTCCCAATTTCAGGAAGATGTAATTATGGTGATATCCAATCTTAATAATATGGAATCGCTTGTAGATGTTGATGAAAATGATATTGTAGCACTACAACTTGGTGATGAAGCATCTGTTGAAGTAGATGCGTTGCCCGATGTTCAGTTTAAAGGGGTTGTAAGTGAAATCGCCAGTAGTGCAAAAGTAAGCTCGCAAGGTACAGCCGATCAGAAAACTGAATTTGAAGTTAAAGTGCGCATTTCTGATCCCGGTGAAAGTTTGAGGCCTGGTATGACAGCTGGTGCAGAGATAGTAACTGAAGTCCGTGAACACTCTTTGGTTGTGCCCATCCAAAGTGTTGCAGTACGTACACCGGATCAGCTTAAAAACAAATCGGCCCAGAAAACTGAACAAGATTCTGCATCTGCACCACAATATACACCGGATAAAGATGGTTTTGTACAGGTTGTATTTGTTGTTGATGGAGATAAAGTAAATGCTGTTCAGGTGGAAACTGGAATTCAAAGTGAGACACATATAGAAATTACCAGTGGACTTTCTGAAAACGATCAGATTGTAACCGGAAACTACCGGGCAATTAGCCAGGTTTTGCAAAATGGAACTGAGGTTAGTGTAGAAGGCGGGGATGAAGAAAGACTTGCTGCTAACGATTAA
- a CDS encoding FtsX-like permease family protein has protein sequence MRSMSDINEAFRIALNAIRGYKSRGILTTLGIIIGIVAVVTTMTAANGLSNNFKESISAVGSDVFHVSRTPWIFSGNFRDFRNRPNLTYKDSQKLETRLNDALAINPTTDTRRDTKYESEVLEGTRIVGTTDKHIAVSEGLPEFGRFLVPADIQYKKKVCVIGTDIKDRLFKNVDPINKKIKIGWYKFRIVGIMEKQGSAGFFGGPNFDSQIFVPITTFEKYFGGRHRGYTISVKAPSQEAMADFEYELMGEMRKIRKLKPVEQDNFAINTMDTLIDAYNNVMGIVVLVGLLITGISLFVGGIGVMNIMFVSVTERTREIGIRKSIGAKKKSILAQFLFESSTICMIGGIIGVVLSFGVASLINTYVMPASISLPIVIVALIISILTGVISGFIPAYRASRLNPITALSFE, from the coding sequence ATGAGATCAATGTCAGACATAAATGAAGCTTTTCGTATCGCATTAAACGCGATAAGAGGTTATAAAAGCAGGGGCATTTTAACTACTCTTGGGATAATTATTGGCATTGTGGCAGTTGTTACAACCATGACAGCCGCAAACGGTCTTTCCAATAATTTTAAAGAAAGTATTTCCGCTGTCGGGTCTGATGTTTTTCATGTTTCCCGAACACCATGGATTTTCTCCGGCAATTTTCGTGATTTTCGAAACCGGCCCAATCTTACCTACAAGGACAGCCAGAAATTAGAAACCCGCCTGAACGATGCCCTGGCCATCAACCCTACTACAGATACGCGTCGTGATACAAAATACGAATCCGAAGTTTTGGAAGGTACCCGAATTGTAGGGACCACTGACAAGCATATTGCAGTCTCGGAAGGGCTCCCGGAATTTGGACGTTTTCTTGTCCCGGCTGATATTCAATACAAGAAAAAAGTTTGCGTTATTGGCACCGATATTAAAGATCGCCTTTTCAAAAACGTAGATCCAATCAATAAAAAGATCAAAATAGGCTGGTATAAATTCCGAATTGTTGGCATTATGGAAAAGCAAGGAAGCGCCGGATTTTTTGGTGGGCCAAATTTTGATAGCCAGATTTTTGTACCTATTACAACATTCGAGAAATATTTTGGTGGAAGACACCGTGGTTATACAATTTCTGTAAAGGCACCTTCGCAAGAAGCGATGGCCGATTTTGAATATGAGTTGATGGGTGAGATGCGCAAAATTAGAAAACTTAAGCCGGTCGAACAGGACAATTTTGCCATAAATACAATGGATACTCTAATCGACGCATATAATAATGTTATGGGCATTGTTGTTCTTGTTGGTTTATTAATTACAGGAATTTCATTGTTTGTTGGCGGTATCGGTGTAATGAACATTATGTTTGTATCTGTTACTGAACGGACACGGGAAATTGGCATCCGCAAAAGTATTGGTGCAAAAAAGAAATCTATTCTGGCTCAATTCCTTTTTGAATCATCTACGATTTGTATGATTGGTGGGATAATTGGTGTAGTGCTTTCTTTTGGAGTGGCCTCACTAATCAATACGTATGTAATGCCGGCAAGCATTTCATTGCCTATCGTGATTGTGGCGTTGATAATTTCAATTTTAACCGGTGTTATATCTGGATTTATCCCGGCCTACAGGGCTTCGCGTTTAAATCCGATCACTGCGCTTAGTTTTGAATAA
- a CDS encoding FtsX-like permease family protein, translating into MILPEVFRMALTSIWNHKLRSFLTLIGIIAGVASIIGVMTGISVIQNTIEDEMSVLGSDVFQVQKWLNGPSTRAERIKAAKRRPTTVAHADAIRENVGTVSLVGAELWSFGHTVKYRDKATNGGMTVCGATPEYPPNNTHFVQHGRNISNEDVKFGRSVVVIGYAIARELFPWTSPLQQVVKIDGHKYTVIGVFEEKKSAFGSGFDNYNIIPISKFLDIYGMRDPNRHFERSVNITVRANSPEIIKDAIAETRALMRRMRGLKSNEEDDFTIFSNDSQIKTFNEQTAGVKTGAFVIGIVALIVAGIGIMNIMLVSVTERTREIGVRKALGAKRNNILVQFLLEAIILSNIGGLIGVAVGFGLGNLVSVFTGFAINIPMDWAIIGLAFCTAIGLIFGLWPAHKASVLIPVESLRYE; encoded by the coding sequence ATGATACTACCTGAAGTATTTCGCATGGCCTTAACATCCATCTGGAACCACAAATTACGTTCCTTTTTAACCCTGATTGGCATTATTGCCGGTGTTGCTTCAATAATTGGTGTAATGACTGGAATTTCGGTTATTCAAAATACAATCGAGGATGAAATGAGTGTTTTGGGCAGCGATGTTTTCCAGGTACAAAAATGGTTAAATGGACCATCTACCAGGGCGGAAAGAATTAAGGCCGCAAAGAGACGGCCAACGACAGTTGCCCATGCCGATGCAATCCGTGAGAATGTAGGAACGGTTAGCCTGGTTGGAGCAGAGCTTTGGAGTTTTGGCCATACAGTAAAATACCGTGACAAAGCTACGAATGGAGGCATGACGGTCTGCGGAGCCACTCCTGAATATCCGCCGAATAATACTCATTTTGTGCAGCATGGCAGAAATATTTCTAATGAAGATGTTAAGTTTGGACGCAGTGTAGTTGTTATCGGCTATGCGATTGCACGGGAATTATTTCCATGGACAAGTCCTCTACAGCAGGTAGTTAAAATTGACGGACATAAATACACTGTAATTGGTGTTTTCGAAGAAAAGAAATCAGCATTTGGCTCAGGATTTGATAACTACAATATTATCCCTATCTCAAAATTTTTAGATATTTATGGCATGCGAGATCCAAATCGCCATTTTGAGCGTTCAGTAAATATTACCGTGAGAGCCAATTCTCCAGAGATTATTAAAGATGCAATTGCCGAGACCCGTGCATTGATGCGCCGCATGCGTGGTCTTAAATCCAATGAGGAAGATGATTTTACCATCTTTTCTAATGACAGCCAGATAAAGACATTTAACGAACAAACAGCCGGTGTAAAAACAGGTGCATTTGTGATTGGAATTGTGGCCTTAATAGTGGCCGGAATTGGCATTATGAATATTATGCTGGTATCAGTAACTGAGCGGACGAGGGAAATTGGTGTGCGCAAAGCACTGGGTGCAAAGCGAAATAATATTTTGGTTCAGTTTTTATTAGAGGCTATTATTCTATCTAATATTGGCGGTTTAATTGGTGTTGCAGTTGGTTTTGGCCTGGGTAACCTGGTTAGTGTGTTTACCGGGTTTGCCATAAACATACCTATGGATTGGGCCATTATTGGCCTCGCATTTTGTACAGCAATTGGTTTGATTTTTGGACTTTGGCCGGCGCATAAAGCATCCGTCTTAATTCCGGTGGAATCCTTGCGTTATGAGTAG
- a CDS encoding YjbQ family protein, whose translation MNVITKQFQKSTNGFNDMVDITREIEQFIADKSLQEGQMLVFINGATASISTVEYEPGLMKDIPEMLEGIAPMDKRYHHNDTWHDGNGYAHARSTLMGPMVVLPVYKNRLVRGTWQQIILLDFDNRSRTRTITLQFTGMVDN comes from the coding sequence ATGAATGTTATAACCAAACAATTCCAAAAATCTACAAATGGTTTTAATGATATGGTGGATATCACTCGCGAGATAGAACAATTTATTGCTGATAAAAGCCTGCAGGAAGGGCAGATGCTGGTTTTTATAAATGGTGCAACGGCCTCAATCAGCACAGTGGAATATGAACCGGGGCTTATGAAAGATATACCGGAAATGCTGGAAGGCATTGCCCCCATGGACAAACGATATCATCACAATGACACATGGCATGATGGAAACGGCTATGCGCATGCACGATCTACTTTAATGGGGCCAATGGTTGTTTTGCCGGTTTATAAAAACAGGTTGGTTCGTGGCACCTGGCAACAAATCATTCTTTTGGATTTTGATAACAGATCCAGAACACGCACAATTACTTTACAGTTTACAGGCATGGTGGATAATTAA